TACCAGTTCATAAATATTCTGTTTGGTATTATTTTGGAGGCATCTGTCTTTTTCTTTTTGTAGTTCAGGTTTTAACTGGAATAATGCTTCTCCTTTACTACAGGCCAACCGCTGAATCGGCTTTTGAAAGCGTCCAGTTTATAGTTACCCAAGTCAAATTTGGATGGCTTGTAAGGTCAATTCATAGCTGGGCTGCAAATATCCTAATAGCAGCATCTTTCATTCATATGTTCAGTGTTTATTTAATGAAATCTTATAGACCGCCAAGGGAGATGACCTGGCTTACAGGTTTTTTTCTGCTTTTAATTTTTTTAGCGTTTGGATTTAGCGGGTATCTACTTCCATGGAATGAGCTGGCATTTTTTGCTACCCAGGTGGGAACGAACATGGCTGGGGCAATCCCTTTAGTAGGAGGCTACATAAAAACATTTTTAAGGGGAGGAGAAGAAGTAACAGGTGCAACCCTTATAAGATTCTTTGGATTCCATGTAGCAGTTCTACCAGGAATCACTACTGTGTTACTTGCAATTCATATCTATCTCGTTCAGGTTCATGGTATGAGTGCTCCGATTGGAATTGAAAAGAATAAAATTAAAGAAGAGCCATTTTTCCCAAATTTTATTTTAAAAGATATGGTTGGATGGTCTTTGGTCTTAACTTTATTGGTATT
This genomic window from Acidobacteriota bacterium contains:
- a CDS encoding cytochrome bc complex cytochrome b subunit — translated: MEKNFLYEWFSKRIPLKNMIEFGKKKTVPVHKYSVWYYFGGICLFLFVVQVLTGIMLLLYYRPTAESAFESVQFIVTQVKFGWLVRSIHSWAANILIAASFIHMFSVYLMKSYRPPREMTWLTGFFLLLIFLAFGFSGYLLPWNELAFFATQVGTNMAGAIPLVGGYIKTFLRGGEEVTGATLIRFFGFHVAVLPGITTVLLAIHIYLVQVHGMSAPIGIEKNKIKEEPFFPNFILKDMVGWSLVLTLLVFLSVFFPWEIGVKADPFASAPVGIKPEWYFMFMFITLKFIPGKVLFFEGEVLGIFGFIFAGIIWMLLPFFDKKAAQEKRSTFFTLIGVFVILYISVITIVGYMLPGK